A genomic region of Ensifer adhaerens contains the following coding sequences:
- a CDS encoding FGGY-family carbohydrate kinase, with protein MSSQPDKLVVGIDLGTSGARAVVMAPDGAVLASGAAKLSSFSGDHRDPIGWWKSVQTALEEALGGVDRRKVAALAVDGTSGTMLPVDQSGAPLATPMMYNDPVADRALLDAVTAHASRESAAHGATSGLAKFLAFQSVSEVFRVIHQADWLAGHFTGLYDVSDENNALKTGYDPLERRWPDWMEKTGARVELLPDVLPAGAPIATIAPAAADAFGLSSDVVIVAGTTDGCASFLATGADQPGDGVSALGTTLTVKMLSDRPLFAPEYGLYSHRVGEMWLAGGASNSGGVVLAEHFSPERIVALSAGIDPAIDSGLDYYPLVKPGERFPIADPDFQPRMSPRPADDATFLKAIFEGIAGVESLAYQRLTSLGGPALRSLRSVGGGARNAAWTAIRARRLGVPFLPVLSEEAAAGTARLALSGARKAGVL; from the coding sequence ATGAGCAGCCAACCGGACAAGCTCGTCGTCGGCATCGACCTCGGCACCTCGGGCGCCCGTGCGGTCGTCATGGCGCCGGATGGCGCGGTCCTTGCGTCCGGTGCGGCGAAGCTCTCTTCTTTCTCCGGGGACCACCGCGATCCCATCGGCTGGTGGAAGTCTGTGCAGACCGCGCTTGAGGAAGCGCTTGGGGGTGTCGACAGGCGGAAGGTTGCAGCGCTCGCAGTCGACGGCACATCGGGCACGATGCTGCCCGTGGATCAAAGCGGTGCGCCGCTGGCGACGCCGATGATGTACAACGATCCGGTTGCCGATCGCGCACTTCTCGATGCGGTTACCGCCCATGCGTCGCGTGAAAGCGCTGCCCATGGCGCGACATCTGGTCTCGCCAAGTTTCTCGCTTTTCAGAGTGTGTCGGAAGTCTTCCGAGTGATCCATCAGGCGGACTGGCTCGCCGGTCATTTCACCGGACTTTATGACGTCTCCGACGAAAACAATGCACTGAAGACCGGTTACGATCCGCTGGAGCGCCGTTGGCCCGACTGGATGGAAAAGACCGGCGCCCGCGTCGAGTTGTTGCCCGACGTGCTGCCGGCCGGCGCGCCGATCGCGACGATCGCGCCGGCGGCGGCCGATGCCTTCGGGCTTTCGAGCGATGTGGTGATCGTTGCCGGCACGACGGACGGGTGCGCCTCGTTTCTCGCGACGGGTGCCGATCAGCCGGGCGACGGCGTCAGCGCGCTCGGCACGACCCTGACGGTGAAGATGCTGTCCGACCGTCCGCTGTTTGCGCCGGAATACGGGCTCTACAGCCACCGCGTCGGCGAGATGTGGCTTGCGGGAGGTGCGTCCAACTCCGGAGGCGTGGTGCTCGCCGAGCATTTCTCACCGGAACGGATTGTCGCCCTTTCGGCCGGGATCGACCCGGCCATCGATAGCGGGCTCGACTATTATCCGCTGGTGAAGCCCGGCGAGCGTTTCCCCATCGCCGATCCGGACTTCCAACCGCGCATGAGCCCGAGGCCGGCCGATGATGCGACCTTCCTCAAGGCGATCTTCGAGGGCATCGCCGGCGTCGAGAGCCTTGCCTATCAGCGGCTGACGTCGCTTGGCGGGCCGGCGCTCCGGTCGCTTCGCAGCGTCGGCGGCGGCGCGAGGAATGCGGCCTGGACCGCTATCCGGGCGCGCAGGCTTGGCGTGCCGTTCCTGCCGGTTCTCTCGGAGGAAGCGGCCGCCGGCACGGCGCGGCTTGCTCTTTCCGGCGCCAGAAAGGCTGGTGTGTTGTGA